From Denitrovibrio acetiphilus DSM 12809, the proteins below share one genomic window:
- a CDS encoding HesA/MoeB/ThiF family protein, whose protein sequence is MHDYYERYKRQIMLKDFGREKQDILKNSSVFIGGIGGLGGATAAYLASAGIGRMVISHYGNLTESNMNRQHLMDVNRIGEPRIDIAVENILKINPDIELEMHNIRLNENKAEKFIEGCDVAVSARPNFPERMAMNNACVKLGVPMIEAAMDDMVGYYFNIFPHETACLRCFVSEDVPDWKELGFGVLGAVSGTIGSLAAVEAVKIITKHGTPLKGKMMHIDFNTMRTITPKLKRNPDCPVCGRR, encoded by the coding sequence ATGCATGATTACTACGAAAGATATAAACGTCAGATAATGCTAAAGGACTTCGGTAGAGAAAAACAGGATATATTAAAAAACTCTTCTGTTTTTATAGGGGGGATAGGCGGTCTGGGTGGTGCAACAGCTGCATATCTCGCATCAGCAGGTATAGGCAGAATGGTGATATCTCACTACGGAAACCTCACTGAGAGCAATATGAATCGTCAGCACCTGATGGATGTCAACCGTATTGGCGAGCCCAGAATAGATATCGCGGTTGAAAACATTCTTAAAATAAACCCAGACATAGAACTTGAAATGCACAATATACGCCTGAACGAAAATAAAGCAGAAAAATTTATCGAAGGGTGCGATGTTGCCGTGTCAGCAAGACCAAACTTTCCTGAACGTATGGCGATGAACAACGCATGTGTTAAGCTCGGTGTACCGATGATAGAAGCAGCAATGGACGATATGGTCGGTTATTATTTTAACATATTCCCACATGAAACTGCATGTCTGCGATGTTTTGTATCAGAAGACGTGCCAGACTGGAAAGAGCTCGGTTTTGGAGTATTGGGCGCAGTGTCAGGGACAATAGGCTCGCTCGCCGCTGTCGAAGCTGTAAAGATAATCACGAAACACGGAACACCGCTGAAAGGGAAAATGATGCATATAGACTTCAACACCATGCGTACCATAACGCCAAAACTCAAAAGAAACCCTGACTGCCCTGTATGCGGCAGGAGATAG
- a CDS encoding methyltransferase domain-containing protein, producing MKIHIKRSFDASCSTYDSSCDIQRMVAACLAEKLSSGHSNILEIGTGTGVYTDELHKKYPDARTTCVDISQPLLKEAMGKHPDNLYICADGERLPLSCGFDLITGSSTLQWFSNPAESIPDMLKLLKPGGRFGFSIFAKGTFTEMAILNKMTGFGSVYDLRSCDEYIEIMQGYDVEFETKEYVLFYDSVKEFLQKQKGTGATFTGAKKFTSKSSYQKFVELYPELFGEKGKIPVTYNILYMHGRIR from the coding sequence ATGAAAATACACATTAAGCGTTCGTTCGACGCATCATGCTCCACATATGACTCATCCTGTGACATACAGCGCATGGTCGCCGCCTGTCTTGCCGAAAAGCTTTCCTCCGGTCACAGTAATATTCTTGAAATAGGCACGGGGACAGGGGTTTATACTGACGAACTCCATAAGAAATATCCCGATGCCAGAACAACATGTGTTGATATTTCTCAACCCCTGCTTAAAGAGGCTATGGGGAAACATCCGGACAACTTATACATTTGTGCAGACGGGGAGCGTCTCCCCCTTAGTTGCGGGTTTGACCTCATCACCGGTTCGTCAACGCTCCAGTGGTTCTCGAATCCTGCGGAGAGTATTCCGGACATGCTGAAACTTCTTAAGCCAGGTGGTAGATTCGGTTTTTCTATTTTTGCAAAAGGCACTTTTACTGAGATGGCAATACTTAATAAAATGACAGGTTTCGGCTCAGTATACGATCTGCGTTCATGTGATGAATACATCGAAATAATGCAGGGGTATGATGTGGAGTTTGAAACGAAAGAATATGTGCTCTTTTATGATTCAGTTAAAGAATTTCTTCAAAAGCAGAAGGGTACCGGAGCGACATTTACAGGGGCAAAGAAATTTACTTCAAAGTCTTCATATCAGAAGTTCGTAGAGCTTTACCCTGAACTGTTCGGTGAAAAAGGCAAGATACCTGTGACTTACAATATTTTATATATGCACGGACGGATTAGATGA
- a CDS encoding putative nucleotidyltransferase substrate binding domain-containing protein, with product MKFTNISEDSKIIQQLQSFYLFNHVPVKRLSVMTGKAQVVYLDKDEYIFKRGESYHRGVYVILSGKAELYNDNGTNIEMVYGDMIGLTTFLGKSNYYVTARAEEECELIFLPEICIYKLMEEVEDFRIKYNKMTFERLSKLSGGNPANLTENTYKSVGGCMVTPIFTINTDESIFDASAMMAEHKIGSLVVTDDDGRLAGLLTSKQLVHKYMANPDRENMAVDVLKYMNVDPVAMPPEFPIVEAIAELQEQGEDYAVVVKSDKPVGLISNKDLMNIVFQNSNIYNAHINGMTTLEQLREAHSKLFEIAKTLVSNSRLTSTVLPVLSAVHINIQKKVFKITLDGAPSEMLEVMQKVGNSMIIMGSGGRREMMLDPDQDHAFVLDNSASGEDKKHFVRFGEMLAENLAYVGYEKCKGNIMASNPDMVKTLKEWKKVIAGWISNPGSEGFLWSSVFFDMDRFEGDEKLVWELKEFISVSVPERPVFLVQMLERDLNTRQPINFFGRINLEKEGEKKGTINLKSSALTFLVDVTRAYTLKAGLNDLNTLERTKHLERKKVLSAETVSDFQSSYETIVDLLLKEQIAKVEHGGEANKNIDPSQLSLYNQERLKNSLQFITKYLSKALRNLKMG from the coding sequence ATGAAGTTTACAAATATTTCAGAGGACTCAAAAATAATTCAGCAGCTTCAGTCGTTTTACCTGTTCAATCATGTTCCGGTTAAGAGGCTGAGTGTCATGACAGGAAAAGCTCAGGTTGTGTATCTGGATAAAGACGAATACATCTTTAAAAGAGGCGAGTCCTACCACAGGGGAGTTTACGTTATCCTGAGCGGCAAAGCTGAGCTTTATAATGATAACGGTACTAATATTGAGATGGTCTATGGAGATATGATCGGGCTGACTACTTTTTTGGGAAAATCAAATTATTATGTTACAGCAAGGGCAGAAGAAGAATGTGAACTGATTTTCTTACCTGAAATATGCATATATAAGCTCATGGAGGAAGTCGAGGATTTCAGAATAAAATATAATAAAATGACTTTTGAGCGCCTGTCAAAACTTTCAGGAGGTAACCCCGCAAACCTTACAGAAAATACATATAAATCTGTTGGCGGGTGTATGGTGACGCCTATATTCACCATAAATACTGATGAAAGCATATTCGATGCATCGGCAATGATGGCAGAACATAAGATCGGTTCCCTTGTTGTTACAGATGATGATGGTCGTCTCGCCGGGCTGCTCACTTCAAAACAGCTTGTTCATAAATATATGGCAAATCCTGACCGGGAAAATATGGCTGTCGATGTGCTGAAATATATGAATGTTGACCCGGTAGCTATGCCTCCGGAGTTTCCTATAGTGGAAGCTATCGCCGAACTTCAGGAGCAAGGGGAGGATTATGCGGTAGTCGTGAAGTCTGACAAGCCTGTCGGTCTGATATCAAATAAGGACCTGATGAATATTGTTTTTCAGAACAGCAACATTTACAACGCTCATATAAACGGGATGACTACCCTTGAACAGCTTCGGGAAGCCCATAGTAAGCTCTTTGAGATAGCTAAAACTCTGGTTTCTAATTCGCGCCTTACAAGCACTGTGCTGCCCGTTTTGTCTGCAGTACACATAAACATACAGAAAAAAGTTTTTAAGATAACGTTGGACGGAGCCCCGTCAGAGATGCTTGAGGTTATGCAGAAGGTTGGTAACTCTATGATAATAATGGGGAGTGGGGGGCGTAGAGAGATGATGCTTGACCCTGATCAGGATCATGCTTTTGTACTCGATAATTCCGCTTCAGGTGAAGACAAAAAGCACTTTGTAAGGTTTGGTGAGATGCTTGCAGAGAACCTAGCATATGTTGGTTATGAAAAGTGCAAAGGTAATATCATGGCATCTAATCCGGATATGGTTAAAACACTGAAAGAGTGGAAAAAGGTCATAGCAGGCTGGATTAGCAATCCGGGCAGTGAAGGTTTTTTGTGGTCTTCGGTTTTCTTTGATATGGATAGGTTTGAAGGGGATGAAAAACTTGTGTGGGAGCTTAAAGAGTTTATATCGGTGAGTGTGCCCGAACGTCCTGTATTTCTGGTGCAGATGCTCGAGCGCGACCTTAACACAAGGCAGCCAATTAATTTTTTCGGCAGGATTAATCTTGAAAAAGAGGGGGAGAAGAAAGGGACTATAAACCTCAAGTCTTCCGCTCTTACTTTTCTTGTGGATGTTACCCGGGCATACACCCTGAAAGCAGGCTTGAACGACCTTAATACTCTGGAACGGACTAAGCATCTTGAGCGTAAAAAAGTTCTTTCAGCAGAAACCGTTTCCGACTTTCAAAGCTCATATGAGACGATAGTTGACTTATTGCTAAAAGAGCAGATAGCGAAGGTTGAACACGGGGGTGAAGCTAATAAAAATATTGACCCCTCACAGCTCTCTTTGTACAATCAGGAGCGGCTTAAAAATTCGCTTCAGTTTATTACTAAGTATCTTAGTAAAGCATTGAGAAATTTAAAGATGGGCTAA
- a CDS encoding heteromeric transposase endonuclease subunit TnsA: protein MPDLSYGQPQLSEYEPAIKIPCTKGLNSTVSRINGSKTSRVHHLLSRNETRYFYYLEWATNVSDIREQFPLDIAETREIANKLDLKHANVRGNDIIMTTDFLISIDNNHVIARTFKMSKELNKKSVLKKFAVEKEYWDRRGVDWGIVTENEIDNVIVANIEFYHRSRSYLQDEKISEEHVNAVLRGIGTAEDNLKNVLLGTDEYYGLEVGQALSIFKCLVFKKRIKVDMRNKFSISMKCRDIQVM, encoded by the coding sequence ATGCCTGATCTTTCTTATGGACAACCTCAACTCAGCGAATATGAACCCGCTATCAAAATTCCCTGCACGAAAGGTCTTAACTCAACTGTCAGCAGAATAAATGGCAGTAAGACAAGCAGGGTGCATCATCTGCTTTCCCGTAATGAGACAAGGTATTTCTATTATCTTGAGTGGGCGACTAATGTAAGTGATATCCGTGAGCAGTTTCCATTAGATATTGCTGAGACCAGAGAGATAGCAAACAAACTCGACTTAAAGCACGCTAATGTCAGAGGCAATGACATAATAATGACAACGGATTTCCTTATTTCTATTGATAATAATCATGTTATTGCCAGAACATTTAAAATGAGCAAAGAGCTCAATAAAAAGAGTGTTCTTAAAAAGTTTGCTGTTGAAAAAGAGTACTGGGACAGACGTGGTGTTGACTGGGGTATCGTGACAGAAAATGAAATCGACAACGTAATTGTTGCTAATATAGAGTTTTATCACCGTAGTCGTAGCTACCTCCAAGACGAAAAGATATCAGAAGAACACGTAAATGCAGTGCTCAGAGGCATTGGTACTGCTGAAGACAATCTGAAGAATGTTCTTTTGGGTACTGATGAGTATTATGGTTTAGAGGTTGGACAAGCATTAAGTATATTTAAATGTCTGGTATTTAAGAAAAGAATAAAAGTGGATATGAGAAACAAATTTAGCATATCAATGAAATGTAGGGATATTCAGGTGATGTAA
- a CDS encoding DUF485 domain-containing protein, whose product MHDVLNSERFKALIRKRWTFSFIMLMILFVIYYGYVLLIAFDKDFIAQKVGEHTTVGIYLTVGVIISAWLLTVIYVVWANKVYDKEVEELKKML is encoded by the coding sequence ATGCACGATGTTTTAAACTCGGAAAGATTCAAAGCGCTCATCAGAAAAAGATGGACGTTCAGTTTCATCATGTTGATGATCTTGTTTGTAATCTATTACGGTTACGTTCTCTTGATCGCATTTGACAAAGATTTTATCGCCCAGAAGGTCGGCGAACACACCACAGTCGGCATATACCTGACAGTTGGAGTCATCATCTCTGCATGGCTTCTGACAGTCATCTATGTTGTCTGGGCAAACAAAGTCTACGACAAAGAAGTCGAAGAACTTAAGAAGATGCTGTAA
- a CDS encoding MTH1187 family thiamine-binding protein: MMSAMAFVSITPLGDGESVSCYVSRAVKVIKESGLEWQLTPMGTIIEGDRLEDVLAVINKASEILEECNRLSISIKIDYRRDRAGGLDKKVKSVLEKL, from the coding sequence ATGATGAGTGCAATGGCTTTTGTTTCGATAACACCGCTGGGAGATGGCGAAAGTGTTTCCTGCTATGTTTCGAGAGCCGTTAAAGTTATAAAAGAAAGTGGTCTGGAGTGGCAGCTGACCCCTATGGGAACCATTATCGAAGGGGACAGGCTTGAGGATGTTCTCGCTGTTATAAACAAAGCGTCAGAGATCCTTGAAGAGTGCAACAGGCTTTCTATATCCATAAAGATAGACTACAGGAGAGACAGAGCAGGCGGATTAGACAAAAAAGTTAAGTCTGTTTTGGAAAAGCTGTAA
- a CDS encoding DUF6731 family protein: MSERKNITINYYRLEAAEEVFYHDLDDRLTTLADGGMDFGFFDGRSKELMFKIFDPIEISDRKLHFVSLIKEKQFLPVWFNREGDIEEAPLEGGMLGDISYGLIDPMLQCVIMFSGGFGPGASGFADFARWLTDDQSAGCTPIFINNAYDQVTQWEVYRKLNISIEAPALDFVDNVLDSEYGSNFEMLNTLKGLKIDLAVSMGHTKGSLDKDLVRKFIKKVLEENFAGKLKVAGKNFDEQSTEEHDLYSAKLKHKTEIVVSGMHISPEEAKSSLFEAYQINLEQIESAVADFEEE; encoded by the coding sequence ATGTCTGAAAGAAAAAATATTACGATCAACTACTATAGGCTTGAAGCCGCTGAAGAAGTTTTTTACCACGATCTTGACGACAGGCTCACAACACTTGCTGACGGAGGGATGGATTTCGGTTTCTTCGATGGGCGATCTAAAGAGCTGATGTTTAAGATCTTCGACCCGATAGAAATTTCTGACCGCAAGCTTCATTTTGTCAGTCTTATCAAAGAGAAACAATTTCTACCCGTTTGGTTTAACCGTGAGGGCGACATAGAGGAAGCACCGCTTGAAGGCGGAATGCTTGGTGACATAAGCTACGGGCTAATTGACCCGATGCTTCAGTGCGTCATAATGTTCTCCGGCGGATTCGGACCGGGTGCATCAGGTTTCGCAGATTTTGCCCGATGGCTCACAGATGATCAGTCCGCAGGGTGCACCCCAATCTTCATAAACAACGCCTACGATCAGGTTACACAGTGGGAAGTCTACCGTAAGCTTAACATAAGCATAGAAGCCCCGGCTCTCGATTTTGTAGACAATGTATTGGATAGTGAATACGGAAGTAATTTTGAAATGCTCAACACCCTGAAAGGGCTCAAAATAGACCTTGCAGTCTCTATGGGGCACACCAAAGGCTCGCTGGATAAAGACCTTGTCAGGAAGTTTATAAAAAAAGTGCTCGAAGAAAATTTTGCTGGCAAGCTTAAAGTTGCAGGGAAAAACTTTGATGAACAGTCAACAGAAGAGCACGATCTTTACAGCGCAAAGCTTAAACACAAAACAGAAATAGTGGTTTCAGGTATGCATATATCACCAGAAGAGGCAAAATCGTCCCTCTTTGAAGCATATCAGATCAATCTTGAGCAGATCGAGTCAGCGGTAGCTGATTTTGAAGAAGAGTAG
- a CDS encoding sodium:solute symporter family transporter, whose product MKFNFGEPNAVAIGCFVLVVMLTFAVTWFVSRKQQQSAGSYYTGGGGISGFQNGLALAGDYMSAASFLGISGMVALQGFDGMIYAVGWLVGWPALMFLIAEPLRNLGKYSFADVVASRLKQGPIRTASAITGLMVVISYTVAQMVGSGKLIELMFGIPYTMAEIIVGTVMLMYVIFGGMLATTWVQIIKACLLLFGVTVLAILALSKFGFSPSNLYGAVETQIGAEMFRPGGLVKSPVEAVSLGLALMLGLLGLPHILMRFFTVPDAKEARKSVVYATTFIGYFYLIIPIVGFAAVVLMGKEAIMAVGSGGNMAAPMLAQLVGGTPFLGFISAVAFATILAVVAGLALAASAALANDLYISTFKKGQADDSEKLKAARVATIIYGVVAVGLGILFKGQNVAFLVALAFSIAASSNFPALFLSIVWKKFSTTGAVMGILFGGLSAMVLIIISPTVWVELLGNETALFPYKFPTVVSLPLAFIGSWIGSIMVPDLEAQEKFEEQKIRTYLGVGADSASDH is encoded by the coding sequence ATGAAGTTTAATTTTGGCGAACCAAATGCAGTCGCAATAGGCTGCTTCGTACTCGTGGTAATGCTCACTTTTGCAGTGACATGGTTTGTATCCAGAAAACAGCAGCAGTCCGCAGGCAGCTATTACACTGGCGGAGGCGGAATCTCCGGCTTTCAGAACGGTCTTGCACTTGCAGGTGACTATATGTCTGCCGCATCCTTCCTCGGGATCTCAGGTATGGTGGCTCTTCAAGGATTTGACGGTATGATATACGCTGTGGGCTGGCTTGTCGGATGGCCTGCGCTTATGTTCCTTATAGCAGAACCCCTTCGTAACCTCGGTAAATACAGTTTTGCCGACGTTGTGGCATCACGCCTCAAGCAGGGACCTATCAGAACAGCTTCTGCTATAACAGGTTTAATGGTTGTCATATCCTATACAGTAGCCCAAATGGTCGGCTCAGGTAAACTCATAGAGCTTATGTTCGGTATCCCTTATACTATGGCTGAAATCATAGTTGGTACAGTTATGCTCATGTACGTTATCTTCGGCGGTATGCTTGCCACAACATGGGTACAGATCATCAAGGCATGTCTCCTTCTCTTCGGTGTAACAGTGCTTGCGATCCTTGCTCTTTCTAAATTCGGTTTCAGCCCCAGCAACCTGTACGGTGCAGTTGAAACACAGATAGGTGCAGAGATGTTCCGCCCCGGCGGTTTGGTAAAAAGCCCTGTGGAAGCGGTTTCACTTGGTCTTGCTCTCATGCTCGGACTTCTGGGACTTCCGCACATCCTCATGCGTTTCTTCACAGTGCCGGATGCTAAAGAGGCGAGAAAATCCGTTGTTTATGCTACAACTTTCATCGGATACTTTTATCTGATAATTCCTATAGTCGGCTTCGCAGCAGTTGTCCTTATGGGTAAAGAGGCAATAATGGCTGTTGGTTCCGGCGGTAATATGGCTGCCCCTATGCTGGCGCAGCTCGTAGGTGGAACACCTTTCCTCGGGTTCATCTCAGCCGTTGCCTTTGCAACTATCCTTGCGGTTGTTGCCGGTCTTGCGCTGGCTGCTTCTGCTGCCCTTGCTAACGACCTTTACATCAGCACGTTTAAAAAAGGACAGGCTGACGACAGTGAAAAACTGAAAGCAGCAAGAGTTGCCACAATAATCTACGGTGTTGTTGCTGTGGGGCTCGGGATACTTTTCAAAGGACAGAACGTTGCTTTTCTTGTCGCTCTGGCATTCTCCATTGCAGCGAGCTCAAACTTCCCTGCGCTGTTCCTCTCTATAGTATGGAAGAAGTTCAGCACGACGGGCGCTGTTATGGGTATCCTCTTCGGTGGGCTTTCCGCAATGGTACTCATCATTATCAGCCCGACAGTATGGGTTGAGCTGCTCGGCAACGAAACAGCACTCTTTCCTTATAAATTTCCTACAGTAGTTTCACTGCCTCTCGCTTTCATCGGTTCATGGATAGGTTCTATAATGGTTCCGGATCTTGAAGCTCAGGAAAAATTCGAGGAGCAAAAAATACGTACTTACCTTGGTGTTGGAGCAGATTCCGCTTCAGACCACTAA
- a CDS encoding IS3 family transposase (programmed frameshift), producing the protein MSKTKRTRYSAEFKSKVALEALREELTLSELSAKYNVHPNQISKWKSEAIKGMSTIFSNKSSKSEEMSEAEIKDLHAKIGQLTVERDFLQRAFETVSISRRKFMIENSGSKLSISKQCRLLSISRSSFYYQESGESALNLELMRIIDEQFMMTPDFGSRQMSKTLRRYGYNVGRKRIRRLMNKMGIAAVYQKPKTSNPHPAHKKYPYLLRGLDISRPNQVWCSDITYMPMRRGFLYLVAIMDWYSRKVLSWRLSNSLDSDFCVAALEEALEKYGTPEIFNTDQGSQFTSYEFTQTLKDAGVRISMDGRGRWMDNVMIERIWRTLKYSFVYLHAFDNGHDLKRGLSNWINLYNTRRPHSSLADRTPYEAYNGLGIQIWKKDDKMTESLHLISV; encoded by the exons ATGTCAAAAACAAAACGTACCCGCTACTCAGCCGAGTTTAAATCAAAAGTAGCTCTTGAAGCTCTGAGGGAAGAACTGACCTTATCGGAATTATCAGCCAAGTATAATGTTCATCCGAACCAGATTTCTAAATGGAAGAGTGAAGCCATCAAAGGAATGTCGACAATCTTTTCAAATAAGTCCAGCAAGTCAGAAGAAATGTCAGAAGCAGAAATAAAGGATCTTCATGCAAAAATAGGACAACTAACGGTGGAACGAGATTTTTTGCAACGAGCCTTC GAAACGGTAAGCATATCCCGGAGGAAGTTTATGATAGAAAATTCTGGAAGCAAGCTCTCAATTAGCAAGCAGTGCCGGCTTCTTAGTATCAGTCGCTCCAGCTTTTATTATCAAGAGTCTGGAGAGTCTGCTTTAAACCTTGAACTTATGCGTATTATAGACGAGCAGTTTATGATGACGCCTGACTTCGGCTCCAGGCAGATGTCAAAGACTCTCCGAAGGTATGGATACAATGTTGGTCGTAAGCGTATACGCAGACTGATGAATAAGATGGGGATAGCTGCTGTTTATCAGAAGCCTAAGACCAGTAATCCTCATCCTGCTCATAAAAAGTACCCGTATCTGCTCAGGGGGCTGGATATAAGCCGTCCCAATCAGGTTTGGTGTTCAGATATTACTTACATGCCTATGAGGCGTGGATTTCTCTATCTGGTGGCAATTATGGACTGGTACAGCAGAAAAGTTCTGAGCTGGAGACTCTCAAACAGTCTTGATTCTGATTTCTGTGTTGCTGCACTGGAAGAGGCTCTTGAAAAATACGGAACACCTGAAATATTTAACACCGACCAGGGCAGTCAGTTTACCAGCTATGAGTTCACACAGACTCTTAAAGATGCTGGTGTTAGAATCTCTATGGATGGCAGAGGCCGCTGGATGGATAATGTCATGATCGAGCGAATCTGGAGGACATTGAAGTATAGCTTCGTATATCTGCATGCATTTGATAACGGCCACGATCTGAAGCGAGGGCTTAGTAACTGGATAAATTTATACAACACTAGGAGACCGCATTCTTCTCTGGCTGATAGAACACCATATGAAGCTTATAACGGATTAGGGATTCAGATTTGGAAAAAAGATGATAAAATGACTGAGAGTTTACACCTTATTTCGGTCTAA
- a CDS encoding alpha/beta hydrolase, with the protein MKDVFISGWCGYPEIFGDFADEFDFVVPFVTHSLRDIDDLVQEGGRNLFAWSTGAYLMLDQPVRPNFENIVLAAPFKKFTKYTPAKVLEKMVLKFAQFPDKVIEDFFKRCKSPVIPLMVEGQFYILMHQLKFLMNTNIEEIEWDMTGVTLLHGAEDVIVDIEASRDIQWETSCLLTELDGVGHYIPPEILKQHKI; encoded by the coding sequence ATGAAAGATGTATTTATATCCGGCTGGTGCGGATATCCTGAGATTTTCGGTGATTTTGCAGATGAGTTCGATTTTGTTGTACCTTTTGTGACGCATTCACTGCGGGACATTGACGATCTGGTGCAGGAGGGCGGAAGAAACCTCTTTGCATGGTCAACCGGGGCTTACCTCATGCTTGACCAGCCTGTGCGTCCGAATTTTGAGAATATTGTTCTTGCTGCACCATTTAAAAAATTTACCAAATATACCCCTGCAAAAGTTCTGGAAAAGATGGTACTAAAATTTGCCCAGTTTCCGGACAAAGTTATTGAAGATTTTTTTAAGAGGTGTAAAAGCCCTGTTATCCCCTTAATGGTTGAGGGGCAATTTTATATACTTATGCATCAGCTTAAGTTTCTTATGAACACAAATATTGAAGAAATAGAGTGGGATATGACTGGAGTCACTCTTCTTCACGGGGCAGAAGATGTAATCGTTGATATCGAAGCATCACGTGATATCCAGTGGGAGACTTCGTGCCTGCTTACTGAGCTGGACGGGGTGGGGCATTATATTCCGCCGGAGATACTTAAACAGCATAAGATATGA